One Betaproteobacteria bacterium DNA segment encodes these proteins:
- a CDS encoding divalent-cation tolerance protein CutA produces MTFDIGALLVITTVPDENLAVKISESLLQQRLAACVHALPMGKSRYHWQGRIESSAEITLLIKSTANRYSELEADIKRLHSYDVPEIIAFPIDTGLSAYLNWITNETK; encoded by the coding sequence ATGACTTTTGACATTGGGGCTCTCCTCGTAATTACCACAGTACCGGATGAAAATCTGGCTGTAAAGATCTCTGAGTCTTTGTTACAACAACGATTGGCGGCCTGTGTGCATGCACTCCCGATGGGAAAGTCCCGTTACCACTGGCAGGGACGCATCGAATCCTCAGCCGAAATAACGTTGTTGATCAAAAGCACGGCAAACCGCTATTCAGAACTTGAGGCCGACATCAAGCGTCTACATTCGTATGATGTTCCGGAAATCATTGCGTTCCCGATCGACACGGGTCTTTCCGCCTATCTGAACTGGATCACGAATGAAACCAAATAG